The DNA sequence GCTTTTTGCCTTGGGTGTGGGCGAGGTAAGAGCCGTCGTTCTGGTGGACCGTCAGGCAGAGGCGGCATTCGAAGGAGCCGAGATGGTTCTTGAAGATGTAGGGGTCCTTGTCGAGGTCGATTTGCTCGAGGGCGAGCTTGCGGAGGCGCTCGCGGCGGTCGGCGTTGGTGGCTGAGTGGGAGGctacgccgccgccgccgaattTGGAGCCGGCGCGGTTTTGGTAGTCCATTATTTCTTCGGTTTCGAggtggattggggggttgtcgGGTTGGGGGAATGGGGTTGGTGCGGTGTGGTggtcgtgatggtggtagTGGAAGTGCTGAGAGGCGAGGCGGCAAGCTTCTAGATAAGACGTGTCGCGCCGCGCTTCGGGTGGCGGGCGGGTGGTAGCAGTTGGCGAGAAGCCCGTCCACTtagacagcagcagctccccttcttcttctttttgtcaACGATAACGATGCACCCATCTTCACTGGAACATCTGTTGTGGGAAACAGTCAATTCAATTCAGAATGCTATGCTAGTTACTTCGTCTCTCATTTGttccatctcatcaatcCGTCCTCAATGTCCTtatcgtcctcgtcattcCAGTTCATCATAGCTCataaccccaacccgcccttcaacctcccccttacgtcaacccagccacaaccaccaccaccacccccgcaaTCGCCAACCCTATCGACACACCAAGTCTACCGCCCTCGCTGTATCTAGGCGGCAAACCCTGCGCCCACCCACCAGTATTCCCCTGAGGCCCAGGCAGTTGTGGCTGGTCagggttgggtttggcaGAAGGAGGGTAGTCGGGAGCAAGGACGGTCTTGAGCTCATGGGCGATCCCTCCAGGAGCGCATTGTGTCCCCTTTGCGGTGGGCATCACGGCGGACCAGATCCCTGAGCCGCAGCGCTGCCAGGAGGTGAGCATGCAGTTCCATTGGCCTTCGAGGCTGGGTGGGcagggggtgctgggggtgTAGGCGCctgctgggaggggggcggggggttcAAGGAGGGAGGAGCGGATGTGGACTTCTGGGTGGAATCCCTCGGGGCAGTGTTCCTCGGCGTGGTTCTCCTCCAGGCGGCTCACTTCAAGGTGGTCCCCTTtcgggtggtggggttcCTCGGTATGGGATTGCTCGGGAGGATACTGTCCCTCTGGCTGGTGTTCCTCGGCATGGTGTTGGCCCTCCGGCCGGTGCTCCTCGTAGGATGGGTGGTGTTCTTTCTCTCTAAATTCGCGGCGTGGTCGAGGGAAGGAGATGTGATGGGCGGGTTGCTCAGGCTGatgctctccttcctctccagactcgtgatggggttgagaaaCTGCCGGGTGATAGGCAGGGTGATCAGGGGCAATATGAGGAACCTCGGCAGGACGCTGCTCCTCGGGATTGATAAGAGGGGAGGCGGCTCCCAAAGTGGCGAGGCAGAGGAGAGTTGTGATCATGAGGAAAGCCGGAAGCTTTCCCGGGCTTGATTCCACGGCCATTGACTTGTAAGAGAACGGATTCCGGAAGAGCGCCGACGGCCGGAGGGTGGGAGtggccttcttgagctcTGGGCTGGGTCCGGAATGCGAGACGCTCGGCTCCGGGTGGGTCTTTTCTTGGATGTCGTTGATGGAGGTCATCTTGCGAGTTCGCTTTTCCGAGTTGATAGGAGGTGATTGTTTCGAAATTTGATCACAATGTAAGTAAGTGTGTAGATGTGTGATTGACTGTCTGCTTTGTGCCGATGCAGAAACCTGGTGGGATGAGGGATGGCACCCGGGTTATATCACCATGCCACGGCCACTTCTTCGCGAAGGCTGGCGCGCAGTCACACATGTCTTACCTCCCACCCGAGCTGGGATAGAGAGACGCGTTGCGCGCTTTCGAGATCACGGTGGACTTCATCCTGCCATTTTctttggtggggtggtgatggtcaaCACTGCTGGCCGGAGAGTTGTCCACGCTGGGGCTGTCATTCGATGGTCGATGTGCGCTATCCAACTGACTAGCCATTGGTTTGGGTCTACTGGGTGATTGGACTGGCTTACTGACCGCCTTTGGGTCGAAAAGGTCAGTTGAGGCATTGCCGCGAGATAGTTGAAGCTTATTCAGAAGCAGCTGCCATATTGCCCGGCCTCCCTAAACTCTGCACCGATCACAAGAGCCTTCCTGAATCTTGTCGAAGCACTATGGCTGTTCAAACACAGCAGATTCAGACTCACCCGCCCCTCGAAGAAGATTGTCAAAGAATGCGGTATCCACGCCTTGCAAGCCCCAGCTCTCAACGGAACCTAGTTCAAAAGGTTGGCCGTCTTCTCCAAACGCACATGCTAGTCCTTCAGGCATGTCGGAACCTCGTCGAATCACTATCCCTCCCAAGTAGGGAATATGAATTCTTAGGATGTTGTCACCATCGGTTGTCGTTCCACCACACCCCAgctcttcagcctcctcagcttGCTGTTCTGATTGCGAGCGATAGCTGCATACTACTCCAGCAGCGGCTTCTGACTCGATGAAGAGTAGATGCCGCAACAAAATCGCTATTCTCTTCGCTATAGCGTCTTCACCATCCACAGACATGCGCTCCATGGCTTCCAGTGTCGCCTCCAACATACCGCGATCACCCTGTCGTTGATGTGCTAGGAAGTCCAAGGCATCAAAACCCAGCACTCGCTGAACTTTTTGTCTATGTGAATCCAGGTGGGCAATACACATTGCCGTGCTGGCAATGAAAGCCAGAAAATCGATTCCATGGCAATACGAGCTGACTGGATTACCTTTGCGAAAAGTCAGGAAGCGTGTGATGACTTCTCGGCTTGCGGTAACGGCAGTAATCCTGCTGTAGTTACAGCTCAGGTCGGAGGCGGGTCTAAGCAAATAGGGAAGATGAAGCTGTGCCAGGAGGTGGTAGTGAACTGCCTGGCTCATGAGACGAAGCGTCTTGTCCGGAGCCTCAAGATCGTCCTCGGCAGTGCGAGGCGCAAAGTCAGGGGTAAGCCACCACCGAGGTGGCATAAAAGCTGATGCTTTTTGGAGCAGGTCGTCAATCTCCCGCGTTGCGGAGATATCGTTGATGTCGTTTCTCTGTAGGATGTATCCGGCGGCAACGCAGTGAAGCCTCCGCAATTGCTCGGCTGGGGTGCATTTCTCCAACACTTTTGGTGTTGCGAAAGAGTTGTCAGATGAGCCCTGTGGAAGTCCAAGCACGAGCGAGAGGTAGCGGTCGGATTGCACTATTCGGGACCAAAGGTACTCAGGATCGATATTGGCCTCTGTGTTGGATGACAATGTGTT is a window from the Podospora pseudocomata strain CBS 415.72m chromosome 6, whole genome shotgun sequence genome containing:
- a CDS encoding hypothetical protein (EggNog:ENOG503PH5H) — protein: MTSINDIQEKTHPEPSVSHSGPSPELKKATPTLRPSALFRNPFSYKSMAVESSPGKLPAFLMITTLLCLATLGAASPLINPEEQRPAEVPHIAPDHPAYHPAVSQPHHESGEEGEHQPEQPAHHISFPRPRREFREKEHHPSYEEHRPEGQHHAEEHQPEGQYPPEQSHTEEPHHPKGDHLEVSRLEENHAEEHCPEGFHPEVHIRSSLLEPPAPLPAGAYTPSTPCPPSLEGQWNCMLTSWQRCGSGIWSAVMPTAKGTQCAPGGIAHELKTVLAPDYPPSAKPNPDQPQLPGPQGNTGGWAQGLPPRYSEGGRLGVSIGLAIAGVVVVVVAGLT
- a CDS encoding hypothetical protein (EggNog:ENOG503P090; COG:B); the encoded protein is MINRTSEPSYISDLEPPRKKLRVRKGTKSCWECKRRKVRCIFSVETNSVCDACERRRSTCLSQEFPDVVTQHINGDTEGRLGRVESLVENLARKIDSLNSAQRDTEDRTPDLQQPPLPSNPESEDNRQTAELRRIATELLEAWPDKSVLDQISELPLQTSFMELLFKVGGILSPNPSASSKPSLVDTMQKPPPGAHPVLIARKAVLLGLLLQDVPASCVKPLENHAIGYRDVMSRAVERTISMVTSNDQLTDSIEGIECIMMESMYHDRAGNLRRSWSTTRRAMTMAQLMGLHRGKQAKTCLNTLSSNTEANIDPEYLWSRIVQSDRYLSLVLGLPQGSSDNSFATPKVLEKCTPAEQLRRLHCVAAGYILQRNDINDISATREIDDLLQKASAFMPPRWWLTPDFAPRTAEDDLEAPDKTLRLMSQAVHYHLLAQLHLPYLLRPASDLSCNYSRITAVTASREVITRFLTFRKGNPVSSYCHGIDFLAFIASTAMCIAHLDSHRQKVQRVLGFDALDFLAHQRQGDRGMLEATLEAMERMSVDGEDAIAKRIAILLRHLLFIESEAAAGVVCSYRSQSEQQAEEAEELGCGGTTTDGDNILRIHIPYLGGIVIRRGSDMPEGLACAFGEDGQPFELGSVESWGLQGVDTAFFDNLLRGAGESESAVFEQP